AACAGGAACGCCAGCAATGGGTGCCGGAACTGGTTTCGCAGCGCTGGCTCGGTAAAACAACGGACAGCCCGGTGTATCGCGCCATTGGCTGGCTGCAGGCCCACGTCGACGAGCCATACCGGCTTGGCGCCGTGGCCGAGGCGGCAGCCGTCAGCGAACGGACACTGCTGCGCCATTTTCGGCAGGTCACCGGGCAGACGCCTCTCGACTACCTGCACCGGCTGCGCGTGGAGCGCGCGCGCATGTTGCTCGAAGTCACGCTGCATGGCACGCAGGCCATCGCCGAAGCGTGCGGCTACAGCGATGCCGCGGCGTTCCGGCGGCTGTTTCAGCGCGCCATGCAGATGTCGATGTCGGAGTACCGCACGCGCTTTGCGTTGCGCACGCGCCGCCGTTACTGGCGAGTAGAAGGCCAGGCAGCGCGACGTGGGCGCGCCGCGCCGCAGGCGTGAAGTGTCCTGCGATGAGTCGCCGGAACCTTTAACTGCTCAGGGCGATGTGATTGATGACGTTTTCCACGCCGTGCACATACCAGGCGTCCCGTTCAACCTGCCTGCGCGCGCCATCGCTGGACGCGTAGCCATCGAGCGTCACCACACGGCGATCCGTACGCACACTGATGCGAGCTGCGTCGACGAACGGGTCGGTTTCCAGCACCAGCCGCAATGCCTCGGAGATCTCCTCGTCGCTATCGGCTTCGGCCGGCGCAATCACAATGTCATTGATCACGCAGCGGCAGCCGCGTGACCACCAGGCCAGCACGCCGGCCAGCCGCATGTGCGACAGGCTGATCACCTGCCCATTGAGCGTGACCGCGCCGTCATGCACGGAGACCTCCAGCCAGCCGCTGCGCTCGCCCACCGCTTCGCGCACGGGCTCGAGCTGGCCCTTGACCCGCGCGCAGATCTTGCAGTTCCGGAAATCAATCGCGCTCCGCAGTCGCTCGCAGACCGCCGCGCGTACCTCGCCGTCGCCAATCGGTGTGCCGCCGTTGGCAATGCGCAGGTGATCGATCACCATCGTGACGCCATCCACACGCCGCAACTGGGCCGCGGCACGGGTCTTGTCGACAATATCGGCAACTTCGCCTTCGAGAATCAGCGCGCCGTCGGACAGGCGCAGGTTGATGGTGGGATGGAGATGGTGGCCTTGATATGGCACATGTGCCAACGCGGCTCGTGCCAGCGTCAGCACCGCTTCGCTACTCTGCATGATGTCAATCTCCCCATTTGGTGTGGAGATGGTGGGATGCGTGCCCCTGCCTGCAAGCACGTGTAGCGCGTCGGCCGGGGACATCCGACGGAAGTCCCCGCGTCCGCCTAGGCATTATAGGAAGTGCCCCGCCGCATCACCGCGCATCACCACGCGTATGGCGCGCACATATTGACCAGTGTCACCTTAGCGTGGACGATACGCGGCAGACCGGCTCTCAGGAGCACCCGCATGTGCACGAACTACGCCCCCGTCCAACAGCGAATCCTGCGTGAAATCTTCGGTGTGGAGCCGCCTCCGGGGATCTACCCGGAGGAAACCTGGCCCGACTACGCCGCGCCAATCGTCCACGCCGCCCCGGACGGACCACGACAGTGCGCATTGGCCACCTTCGGCATGATGCCGCGCAAGCGTACCCCACCCGGTGGCCGCCGCTACGATACGACCAACGCACGCAGCGAGACCGTCGGCGAGAAGCCCACCTTCGCGCCTGCCTGGCGGCACGGTCAGCTTTGCCTGGTACCCGCGAGCGCGTTCTACGAATATGCGTACCCCGAGGACGGCACGCCCGAGCACCCGGGCAAGGCGGAGCGCTGGAAGATCTGGCTACCCGACGCCCCAGCCTTTGGCATCGCCGGGCTCTGGCGGACGTGGCCCGACCAGACCCTGTCCTTCACGATGCTCACGGTCAATGCGGAGACCCATCCAGTGTTGCGCCGGATGCACCGGCCGGGCGCCGAAAAACGCTCGATCGTGATCGTCCCGGCGGCCGACTGGGACGACTGGCTGCATTGCCGCAACCCGGAACTGGCCCGCAGCTTCCTGCGTCTTTACCCTGCGGAAGGCATGGCAGCCGCGCCAGATCCCGTTGTGCGAGTGGCAACAGACAAGACTGCCCGCGCGTCGAACGACCTGGGTGCCCCTGGCGAGGGTTCCGTTCCCTGATGCCATCTGACGCCATCGCCCAAACGGGTGATGCGAGCGCCCTACTGAGTGAGGGTGTCGGATATAGCGGTACCTGACCATACTGGCCCGCACCAGCCATCAGAGCTGTCCAACAGGTCAGAACAATATGAATTCGGTCACTTTTGTCGGTTACGGTCTTGCGTTCCTCATCGCGGTGATCATCGCCGCGCGCTGGATCTATATCCATCATCCTGCCCTGCGGGACAGCAACCTCGATCCGCCCAGGAAATCGGCGGGAAACAAGCCGGCAGCCACCGGCCCGGAAGTACTCGACACCGCCACCCGTCCACTGCCGCGCGACTGATACTCGCCCCGGCCGGGAACTGTGGCCGCCCTTCGTTGCCAGAATATCTCTTGCGCGCGCGCCATCTGGCGTGCACGCTGTGCCTCTGCACGCCACAAAAAGAAAGGAACACAAGGGATGGCAACTTCCAACAAGCTGCCGGCTTGGACCGTCTGGTCCCCGCTGGCTGCCTGGGCAGCGTTCGGCCTGGGCCTTCTATTGACGGGACAGTCGTGGATGATCGCGGTGATGGCCGCTGCCCTGGCGGGCGCGGTATTTTCCGCGGTGCACCATGCCGAGGTCGTCGCCCATAAGGTCGGCGAGCCGTTCGGCACCTTGGTGCTTGCGATTGCCGTGACGGTAATCGAAGTGGCGCTGATTGTGTCGGTGATGCTGTCTTCCGGGCCTGAGAAGGCCGGTCTCGCCCGCGACACGGTGTTCGCGGCGGTCATGATCATCTGCAACGGGATCGTCGGGGTCTGCCTGTTCGTCGGCGGCCTGCATCACCGCGAACAGGCGTTTCAGGCGCCCGGCGCCAATGCCGCGATGGCCATCCTGGTTGCCCTGCTCGGCCTGACCATGGTGCTCCCCAACTTCACCAGCTCGACGCCGGGACCCATGCTGTCCCCGTCGCAACTCGCCTTCGCGGGCGCCATGTCACTGGTGCTCTACGGCAGCTTCGTGTTCGTGCAGACGGTGCGGCATCGCGACTACTTCCTGGTGGAAGGCAGCAGCGACGAGAACGAGCATGCGCCGCCGCCGCCGGTGCGCGTCGCGGTAGTCAGTGGCGTGCTGCTGGTGGTCTGCCTGGTGGCCGTGGTGGCGCTGGCCAAGCTGCTGTCGCCATCGGTGGAAGCGGCAGTACTGGGTGCCGGGCTGCCTCCTGCCGTGGTGGGTGTGGTGATTGCGGCGCTGGTGCTGCTGCCTGAAGGGCTGGCCGCGTTGCGCGCGGCACGTTCGGACCGGATTCAGACCAGCCTCAACCTTGCGCTCGGCTCCGCGCTGGCCAGTATCGGCCTGACGATTCCGACCGTGGCGGCCGTGTTCATCATGCTCAGCCGGCCGCTTGAACTCGGGCTTGGCCCCAAGGAAATGGTCCTGCTGTTCCTGACCATGATCGTCGCCTCGCTGACGCTGGGCATGGGACGGACCACGATCCTTCAGGGCGTGGTGCACATGGTGATTTTCGCCGCGTATCTGTTCCTGACGATCGTTCCGTAAGGGTACGGTCTTTCGGTACTGTCTTTCGCCCCTCTCCCATAAATGGAGGCGGGGCGAAAAGCGACGGTTTACTTCTGCCGCAGGAATCCGATCACGGCATTCCCAAACGCCTCCGGCAACTCCCAATTGGACAGGTGAGCGGCAGCCAGCTCCAGATACTCCGCGCCCGGAATCGCCCGGACGACCTCCTGGCCCTGGGCCGCGGTAGTGGCCAGGTCCTGCTCGCCGGCAATCACCAGCACCGGCGCCTGAATACCCGGCAACAATCCACGCAGATCGGCGTCGCGCACGGCCGCGCAGTTGGCGGCATAGCCTTCCGCGCTGGTACCCGTCAGCATTCGGCGCACAGGTTCGTACTCGTCACGACGCGTGAGCACGTAGTGATCGGTGAACCAGCGAGCCAGCACACCGTTGACGATAGCCGCCATGCCATCGCGCCGCACGGTTTCGATCCGGGTATTCCACACCGACTCGGGGCCGATCAGCGCGGCGGTGTTCGCCAGCACAAAACGTCCGAAACGCCCCGCGTGATAGCGCGCCAGATACATTCCCGTCATGCCACCCATCGACAGACCACAGAAGTGCGCCCGCTCGATACCGGCATGATCCATGATCGCGATCACGTCTTCGGCCAGTTCGCGCATCCCGAACGACGACGACGGCAGGGCCGAGCGCCCGTGGCCGCGCGTGTCATAGCGCAGCACCCGGTAATGCGCGGTCAGCCCGGCCATCTGCGGCCCCCACATGTCGAGCGTGGTGCCCAGCGAATTGGACATCACCAGCACCGGCTTGTCGGCGGCGCCCTCGATCACGTAATGGAGCTTGCGCGTCGGTTCAGTCGGCATGAATGCCCTTCTCGCGGATGAGCGTGCCCCACTTGGTGGTCTCCTTGGCCAGGTGGTCCTTCAGCGCGGCTGGCGTGCTGCCGATCGGCTCGGCGCCGATGCCTGCCAGGCGCTGCTGCACGGACGGCTTCTTCAGGGCATCGAGCATGGCCTTGTTAAGCGTGTCGATGACGGGCTGCGGCGTCTTGGCCGGTACGAATGCCGCGAACCACGGCGACAATTCATAGCCCGGCAGCCCCGCTTCGGCCACTGTCGGCACATTGGGCAATGCCGACGAACGCTTGCTGGTGGTGACGGCGATCGCGGTCAGCTTGCCGCTGTCGATATGCGGCTTGGCCGAGGTGATGCTGTCGAACATGTAGTCCACCTGGCCACCGAGCAGATCGGTCATCGCCGGGCCCGATCCCTTGTACGGGATATGGAGCATGTCCACATGGGCCATCGACGTGAACAGTTCGCCTGCCAGGTGGATCGACGTACCGTTGCCGGCCGACGCATACGTGTACTTGCCCGGCTTGGCCTTGGCGCTCGCGATGACTTCGGCCACGGTCTTGACCGGCGTCTTGGCCTTGTTGGCC
This genomic interval from Cupriavidus metallidurans CH34 contains the following:
- a CDS encoding BON domain-containing protein, with translation MQSSEAVLTLARAALAHVPYQGHHLHPTINLRLSDGALILEGEVADIVDKTRAAAQLRRVDGVTMVIDHLRIANGGTPIGDGEVRAAVCERLRSAIDFRNCKICARVKGQLEPVREAVGERSGWLEVSVHDGAVTLNGQVISLSHMRLAGVLAWWSRGCRCVINDIVIAPAEADSDEEISEALRLVLETDPFVDAARISVRTDRRVVTLDGYASSDGARRQVERDAWYVHGVENVINHIALSS
- a CDS encoding SOS response-associated peptidase, translated to MCTNYAPVQQRILREIFGVEPPPGIYPEETWPDYAAPIVHAAPDGPRQCALATFGMMPRKRTPPGGRRYDTTNARSETVGEKPTFAPAWRHGQLCLVPASAFYEYAYPEDGTPEHPGKAERWKIWLPDAPAFGIAGLWRTWPDQTLSFTMLTVNAETHPVLRRMHRPGAEKRSIVIVPAADWDDWLHCRNPELARSFLRLYPAEGMAAAPDPVVRVATDKTARASNDLGAPGEGSVP
- a CDS encoding calcium:cation antiporter; this encodes MATSNKLPAWTVWSPLAAWAAFGLGLLLTGQSWMIAVMAAALAGAVFSAVHHAEVVAHKVGEPFGTLVLAIAVTVIEVALIVSVMLSSGPEKAGLARDTVFAAVMIICNGIVGVCLFVGGLHHREQAFQAPGANAAMAILVALLGLTMVLPNFTSSTPGPMLSPSQLAFAGAMSLVLYGSFVFVQTVRHRDYFLVEGSSDENEHAPPPPVRVAVVSGVLLVVCLVAVVALAKLLSPSVEAAVLGAGLPPAVVGVVIAALVLLPEGLAALRAARSDRIQTSLNLALGSALASIGLTIPTVAAVFIMLSRPLELGLGPKEMVLLFLTMIVASLTLGMGRTTILQGVVHMVIFAAYLFLTIVP
- the pcaD gene encoding 3-oxoadipate enol-lactonase, encoding MPTEPTRKLHYVIEGAADKPVLVMSNSLGTTLDMWGPQMAGLTAHYRVLRYDTRGHGRSALPSSSFGMRELAEDVIAIMDHAGIERAHFCGLSMGGMTGMYLARYHAGRFGRFVLANTAALIGPESVWNTRIETVRRDGMAAIVNGVLARWFTDHYVLTRRDEYEPVRRMLTGTSAEGYAANCAAVRDADLRGLLPGIQAPVLVIAGEQDLATTAAQGQEVVRAIPGAEYLELAAAHLSNWELPEAFGNAVIGFLRQK
- a CDS encoding tripartite tricarboxylate transporter substrate binding protein, with translation MKSLLQRSNVLSAALAATMLFAAAAPAHAAYPDHPIRWIVPFPAGGAMDNIARTLGEDMSKTLGQAIVVENRPGAGGNIGAEMVARSPADGYTLIIVANGMAVNPALYGKLSYDPVKDFAPVSLLAVVPNVLVANKAKTPVKTVAEVIASAKAKPGKYTYASAGNGTSIHLAGELFTSMAHVDMLHIPYKGSGPAMTDLLGGQVDYMFDSITSAKPHIDSGKLTAIAVTTSKRSSALPNVPTVAEAGLPGYELSPWFAAFVPAKTPQPVIDTLNKAMLDALKKPSVQQRLAGIGAEPIGSTPAALKDHLAKETTKWGTLIREKGIHAD